One stretch of Microbacterium terrae DNA includes these proteins:
- a CDS encoding aldo/keto reductase: protein MDYRPLGRTGVQVSPLCLGTMMFGPWGNQDEADSIRIIHRALDAGINFVDTADVYSNGVSEEITGKALAGRRDDVFLATKFFMPMGDNPNHRGGSRRWIIQEVENSLRRLGTDWIDLYQVHRPDPAVDIEETLGALSDLVHQGKVRYIGSSSFSGSQIVEAQWASRARNLERFVTEQPPYSILVRGIEEDILPTTQRYGMGALTYSPLSGGWLSGKWRKDAAGKPASSARPSARFDMSSPANQRKLDVVENLAQLAEKNDMTLIEMAIAVAINHPGVTAAIVGPRTMEQLESYLPAAERTLSTEILDQIDALVAPGVTINPDDNSYGTHELQPAARRR from the coding sequence ATGGACTACCGCCCCCTCGGACGCACCGGCGTCCAGGTCAGCCCCCTGTGCCTCGGCACCATGATGTTCGGCCCCTGGGGCAACCAGGACGAAGCAGACAGCATCCGCATCATCCACCGCGCCCTGGACGCCGGCATCAACTTCGTCGACACCGCCGACGTCTACTCGAACGGTGTCTCCGAAGAGATCACCGGCAAAGCGCTCGCTGGACGCCGCGACGACGTGTTCCTCGCCACTAAGTTCTTCATGCCCATGGGCGACAACCCCAACCACCGCGGCGGATCCCGTCGGTGGATCATCCAGGAGGTGGAGAACTCTCTGCGACGCCTCGGCACCGACTGGATCGACCTCTACCAGGTGCACCGCCCCGACCCCGCGGTCGACATCGAGGAGACCCTCGGCGCGCTCAGCGACCTCGTCCACCAGGGGAAGGTCCGCTACATCGGATCGTCGTCGTTCTCCGGGTCGCAGATCGTCGAAGCGCAGTGGGCGTCACGCGCCCGGAACCTGGAGCGGTTCGTCACGGAGCAGCCGCCGTACTCGATCCTCGTCCGCGGCATCGAGGAGGACATCCTCCCCACCACTCAGCGGTACGGGATGGGCGCGCTCACCTACAGTCCCCTCTCCGGCGGGTGGCTGTCCGGGAAATGGCGGAAAGACGCCGCGGGCAAGCCGGCCTCCTCGGCCCGCCCAAGCGCACGCTTCGACATGAGCAGCCCCGCCAATCAGCGCAAGCTCGATGTCGTGGAGAACCTGGCTCAGCTGGCCGAGAAGAACGACATGACGCTGATCGAGATGGCGATCGCGGTCGCGATCAACCACCCCGGTGTCACGGCCGCGATCGTCGGCCCGCGCACGATGGAGCAGCTCGAGTCATACCTTCCCGCCGCCGAGCGCACTCTCTCGACGGAGATCCTCGACCAGATCGACGCGCTCGTCGCCCCGGGCGTAACCATCAACCCCGACGACAACAGTTACGGCACCCACGAACTGCAGCCCGCCGCCCGCCGCCGCTGA
- a CDS encoding SDR family oxidoreductase: MSTTPLTILLVGGTGSIGRHVTTAATRAGHRVRILSRTPGEASTPGVDTVTGDLTDQSTLGPAVDGIDAVIFTHGTHGGEAGYRDVDYGGVRNVLTAIGGEQVRVALMTAIGVTVRDGSYNRSSKAHDWKRRAERLVRASGHPYTIVRPGWFDYNDADQHQLHFLQGDTRRAGNASDGVIARSQIADVLVAALTSPAAAGKTLELVAERGPAQTDLEPLFAGLTPDVELDGPGDQDNQPVADEPAVVRAELEHLTGIATA; this comes from the coding sequence ATGAGCACCACCCCTCTCACCATCCTCCTCGTCGGCGGAACCGGCAGCATCGGCCGGCACGTCACGACCGCCGCCACCCGCGCCGGGCACCGCGTGCGCATCCTCAGCCGTACCCCCGGAGAGGCCTCCACTCCCGGGGTGGACACCGTCACGGGAGACTTGACCGATCAGTCCACCCTCGGCCCCGCTGTCGACGGGATCGACGCGGTCATCTTCACCCACGGCACCCACGGCGGTGAGGCCGGCTACCGTGACGTCGACTACGGCGGCGTCCGCAACGTCCTGACCGCGATCGGAGGCGAGCAGGTGCGGGTCGCTCTGATGACCGCCATCGGCGTCACCGTCCGCGACGGCTCCTACAACCGGTCCTCGAAAGCGCACGATTGGAAGCGTCGCGCTGAACGACTCGTCCGAGCCAGCGGACACCCGTACACGATCGTGCGCCCCGGATGGTTCGACTACAACGACGCCGATCAACACCAGCTCCACTTCCTACAAGGAGACACCCGGCGCGCTGGAAACGCGTCGGACGGTGTCATCGCCCGGTCCCAAATCGCCGACGTCCTCGTGGCCGCACTCACCTCACCGGCCGCCGCAGGCAAGACGCTCGAGCTGGTGGCCGAGCGCGGACCTGCGCAGACCGACCTGGAACCGCTGTTCGCTGGCCTCACCCCAGACGTCGAGCTGGACGGCCCCGGCGACCAGGACAATCAGCCGGTAGCGGACGAACCAGCCGTGGTCCGCGCCGAGCTGGAGCACCTCACCGGCATCGCCACCGCATGA
- a CDS encoding MFS transporter: protein MTSTSGAIRTTPRHSTPLHKGAILTIILVSYFMILLDNSVIFTALPSLQADLQLTGTELAWVQNAYTLVFGGLLLLGARAGDILGRKPVFIFGLIVFSVASLLIALSPAGWWLITARAIQGIGAAIVAPSALSLITATFQGTERSRAVAWYSATAGIGASLGLVVGGAMASWFSWRAGFFINVPIGLAMLILAPRFLPRTPALPGRFDITGAITSTLGVGSLVFAILNAAENGWADPATVIGFVSAAVILTVFIVAESRAAQPIMPLRLFASRFRTGAYLTRLLYLGAMIGFFFFTSQYLQEALGFTPLQAGLAFLPMTLVNFAVAIGIPRLTARLGNTVLLIVGVTLTLAGMFWLSRIGPDSTYLTAVALPMLLIGAGQGLAFAPMTTFGITGATATDAGAASGVVNTFHQVGSSLGLGILVAVAGAAASGSTGDVAATITTEAGAALTAGSIFLFVSLVIVLALIAPASAALRRTHTTATTTGARDIPAVKSSATRLTGSTTRKDVHA, encoded by the coding sequence ATGACCTCGACCTCCGGTGCGATCCGCACCACACCGCGGCACAGCACCCCGCTCCATAAGGGCGCGATTCTGACGATCATCCTCGTCAGCTACTTCATGATCCTGCTCGACAACTCCGTGATCTTCACCGCGCTACCCAGCCTGCAAGCAGACCTGCAGCTGACCGGCACGGAACTCGCCTGGGTGCAGAACGCCTACACTCTCGTCTTCGGAGGCCTGCTACTCCTCGGTGCCCGCGCCGGTGACATCCTCGGACGCAAACCCGTGTTCATCTTCGGCCTCATCGTCTTCTCCGTCGCGTCACTGCTGATCGCACTCTCCCCGGCAGGATGGTGGCTGATCACCGCCCGCGCCATCCAAGGCATCGGCGCAGCGATCGTCGCCCCCTCCGCCCTCTCGCTGATCACCGCGACCTTCCAAGGCACGGAACGGTCCCGTGCGGTGGCGTGGTACTCCGCGACCGCCGGAATCGGTGCCAGCCTCGGGCTGGTCGTCGGCGGAGCGATGGCGTCCTGGTTCTCCTGGCGCGCCGGGTTCTTCATCAACGTCCCCATCGGGCTGGCGATGCTGATCCTCGCACCCCGTTTCCTGCCCCGCACCCCCGCTCTCCCCGGCCGGTTCGACATCACCGGAGCCATCACCTCCACGCTCGGCGTCGGATCCTTGGTGTTCGCGATCCTGAACGCGGCCGAGAACGGCTGGGCCGACCCCGCCACCGTCATCGGGTTCGTCTCCGCTGCCGTCATCTTGACGGTGTTCATCGTCGCCGAGTCCCGCGCGGCACAGCCGATCATGCCGTTGCGTCTGTTTGCCAGCCGATTCCGCACCGGCGCATACCTGACCCGGCTGCTGTATCTCGGCGCGATGATCGGATTCTTCTTCTTCACCAGCCAGTACCTGCAGGAAGCGCTCGGCTTCACCCCCTTGCAAGCGGGGCTCGCATTCCTGCCGATGACGCTGGTTAACTTCGCCGTCGCGATCGGGATCCCTCGCCTCACGGCCCGGCTCGGCAACACCGTCCTCCTCATCGTCGGTGTGACGCTCACCCTCGCCGGGATGTTCTGGCTCAGCCGAATCGGACCGGACAGCACCTACCTGACCGCGGTCGCCCTCCCCATGCTGCTGATCGGCGCAGGCCAGGGTCTCGCGTTCGCGCCGATGACCACCTTCGGCATCACCGGGGCCACCGCGACCGATGCCGGCGCTGCGTCCGGCGTCGTGAACACGTTCCACCAGGTCGGGTCATCCCTCGGCCTCGGCATCCTCGTCGCCGTCGCCGGTGCCGCGGCCTCGGGAAGCACAGGGGATGTCGCGGCCACGATTACCACGGAGGCCGGCGCTGCACTCACCGCTGGAAGCATCTTCCTGTTCGTGAGCCTGGTGATCGTCCTCGCCCTCATCGCTCCCGCATCCGCAGCACTCCGCCGAACCCACACCACCGCCACCACCACGGGCGCGCGAGACATTCCCGCTGTCAAAAGCTCCGCGACACGCCTGACCGGCAGCACCACACGAAAGGACGTTCATGCCTGA
- a CDS encoding nuclear transport factor 2 family protein — MNSQDAEIVDEITRNYREQCDAVVGADVDALRGLLAENFTLTHMTGYLQPNAEWLDDIASGQMTYHSIRNVDISTDVRGDDVTLTARSHTHATIWGATGTWPLQLHITYAHTPTGWVAARIVASTW; from the coding sequence ATGAACAGTCAGGACGCGGAGATCGTCGACGAGATCACCCGCAACTACCGGGAACAGTGCGACGCCGTGGTCGGCGCCGACGTCGACGCGCTCCGGGGTCTGTTAGCAGAAAACTTCACCCTCACACACATGACCGGCTACCTGCAGCCCAATGCTGAGTGGCTCGACGACATCGCGAGCGGGCAGATGACCTATCACTCCATCCGCAACGTCGACATCAGCACCGATGTCCGCGGAGACGACGTCACCCTCACCGCCCGGTCGCACACCCACGCCACGATCTGGGGCGCCACCGGAACTTGGCCGTTGCAACTGCACATCACCTACGCGCACACACCCACCGGTTGGGTCGCCGCCCGCATCGTCGCCAGCACCTGGTGA
- a CDS encoding Na+/H+ antiporter yields MNPLEIIVLVGVLVLLGSWLGPRVRVPAPLLQLAVGLLAGFVPVVREIHLPPEAVLVLFLPALLFWESLTTSLREIRRDLRGILILSTLLVVASAFGVAGIGVALGLGWSAALILGAALAPTDATAVGAMARALPHRNMTILRAESLINDGTALVVYSIAVGAAVSHLAYTGWQITGLVALAYLGGGAMGLLTGWLGTLLLRRLTDPVVNNTALVVIPFVAFLAAELIHASGVIAVVIAGLMLSQTGPRASTPQSRQQTFAFWSLSTSILNGALFVLIGIEAQSAVRAVPTPEIPTLLALTVLAWIAIVVIRFVFQMITVSLIRLLDRRPSQRTRRMSHRARVVSAIAGFRGAISLAVALAVPATLSGRAEIIFVATGVVILTLVVQGVLLPPVVRWAGFAPDSSLDDELATAQRTATAEAARDIPELAARLHVTDLVRDRILGEYTEHLDVIEGSGQPDDQVAAARDVEYTTLRLAVLERKRDVMIRLRDEGTINDTTLRTMQTRLDREALRLSQPEILE; encoded by the coding sequence ATGAACCCGCTGGAGATCATCGTTCTCGTCGGTGTCCTGGTGCTGCTCGGGTCCTGGCTGGGTCCGCGGGTCAGGGTGCCCGCCCCGTTGCTGCAGCTCGCGGTGGGCCTGCTGGCCGGGTTCGTGCCGGTGGTCCGCGAGATCCATCTGCCTCCTGAGGCGGTCCTGGTGCTGTTCCTTCCCGCGCTGCTGTTCTGGGAATCGCTCACCACCTCCCTGCGGGAGATTCGCCGCGACCTGCGCGGCATCCTCATCCTCTCCACCCTGCTCGTCGTCGCCAGCGCCTTCGGGGTCGCCGGGATCGGTGTCGCCCTCGGGTTGGGGTGGAGCGCCGCACTGATCCTCGGCGCCGCCCTCGCACCCACCGACGCGACCGCGGTCGGTGCGATGGCGCGGGCCCTCCCACACCGAAACATGACGATCCTCCGCGCGGAAAGCCTCATCAACGACGGCACCGCCCTGGTCGTATATTCGATCGCGGTAGGGGCCGCGGTCAGCCACCTCGCCTACACCGGGTGGCAGATCACCGGGCTGGTCGCCCTCGCCTACCTCGGCGGCGGCGCGATGGGTCTGCTCACCGGATGGCTGGGCACCCTGCTGCTGCGACGACTGACAGACCCGGTCGTGAACAACACCGCACTTGTCGTGATCCCGTTCGTCGCGTTCCTCGCCGCTGAACTCATCCACGCGTCCGGGGTGATCGCCGTCGTCATCGCCGGACTCATGCTCAGCCAGACCGGACCACGCGCCAGCACACCACAATCCCGGCAACAGACTTTCGCGTTCTGGTCACTGAGCACCAGCATCCTCAACGGGGCACTGTTCGTACTGATCGGCATCGAAGCACAATCCGCTGTTCGCGCAGTTCCCACCCCGGAGATCCCCACACTCCTCGCTCTGACCGTTCTGGCATGGATAGCGATCGTCGTGATCCGGTTCGTGTTCCAGATGATCACCGTCTCGCTCATCCGGCTGCTTGACCGGCGCCCATCGCAACGAACCCGCCGCATGTCGCACCGCGCCCGCGTCGTCTCGGCGATCGCCGGGTTTCGCGGCGCGATCTCCCTCGCGGTGGCGCTGGCCGTCCCAGCGACCCTGTCCGGGCGGGCGGAGATCATCTTCGTCGCCACCGGTGTGGTCATCCTCACCCTCGTCGTCCAAGGTGTCTTGCTGCCCCCCGTCGTCCGGTGGGCAGGGTTCGCGCCCGATAGCTCCCTCGACGACGAGCTCGCCACCGCCCAACGCACCGCCACCGCAGAGGCCGCCCGCGACATCCCCGAGCTCGCCGCCCGCCTTCACGTCACCGACCTCGTTCGTGACCGCATCCTGGGCGAATACACGGAGCACCTCGACGTCATCGAGGGCTCGGGTCAGCCCGACGACCAGGTCGCCGCCGCCCGAGACGTGGAGTACACGACCCTTCGCCTGGCAGTTCTCGAACGCAAGCGGGACGTGATGATCCGGCTGCGCGACGAAGGCACCATCAACGACACCACCCTCCGCACGATGCAGACCCGCCTGGACCGGGAGGCATTGCGTCTGAGCCAGCCCGAAATCCTCGAATAG
- a CDS encoding (R)-mandelonitrile lyase, whose translation MIIETTAATAKNPPEQFAGDVWVDVIAAPHQPDQRMTVATVRFAPGARTAWHSHARGQYLRVTQGIARFGHRDGTVIEVHPGQTLYTPPGEDHWHAAAPGCFMEHIAMLEAGDDPATTTTWKEHITDDDYAGTTVDQREEGR comes from the coding sequence ATGATCATCGAAACAACTGCTGCGACCGCGAAGAATCCGCCTGAGCAGTTCGCCGGCGACGTGTGGGTCGACGTGATCGCCGCACCACACCAACCCGACCAGCGAATGACCGTCGCCACGGTGCGTTTCGCGCCGGGGGCCCGCACAGCCTGGCACTCCCACGCCCGCGGCCAGTACCTCCGCGTCACGCAGGGCATCGCCCGATTCGGACACCGCGACGGCACCGTCATCGAAGTCCACCCCGGCCAGACTCTCTACACGCCCCCGGGTGAAGACCACTGGCACGCCGCCGCACCGGGCTGCTTCATGGAACACATCGCCATGCTCGAAGCCGGCGACGACCCCGCTACCACCACGACCTGGAAAGAACACATCACCGACGACGACTACGCCGGAACGACTGTCGACCAACGTGAGGAAGGCCGTTGA
- a CDS encoding helix-turn-helix transcriptional regulator, producing the protein MDHRGEVREFLSTRRDRIAPDQAGLPAYGGNRRVPGLRREEVALLSGVSVDYYTRLERGDLSGASDSVLDSLARALQLDDAETAHLFDLAHTANASPSARKPRKRADGLRPSILRLLDAITDAPAMIRNNYFDYVAANQLGRALYSPVFAEPAPNSARFAFLNPVAPDFYVDWDKNTQELVATMRGEAGRNPYDKRLTDLVGELSTRSERFRTLWAAHNVRYHRSGVKRLRHPVVGDLELTYEAFELPADPGLTMSTYTAEPGSASADALRVLASWAATKVPPAPTPQAHIDVGAGRTE; encoded by the coding sequence ATGGATCACCGAGGCGAAGTGCGCGAATTCCTCTCCACGCGCAGAGACCGCATCGCCCCCGACCAGGCAGGACTTCCCGCATACGGCGGGAACCGGCGTGTCCCCGGGCTGCGCCGTGAAGAGGTCGCTCTCCTCTCCGGAGTCAGCGTCGACTACTACACCCGCCTCGAACGCGGCGACCTCTCCGGAGCGTCCGACAGCGTCCTGGACTCCCTCGCCCGTGCCCTGCAGCTCGACGACGCCGAAACAGCACACCTGTTCGACCTCGCTCACACCGCCAACGCCTCACCATCCGCCAGGAAACCACGCAAGCGCGCTGACGGTCTCCGCCCCAGCATCCTGCGGCTCCTGGACGCGATCACCGACGCCCCCGCGATGATCCGCAACAACTACTTCGACTACGTCGCCGCCAACCAGCTCGGTCGCGCCCTGTACTCGCCCGTCTTCGCCGAACCCGCGCCGAACAGTGCTCGCTTCGCGTTCCTCAACCCGGTCGCGCCAGACTTCTACGTCGACTGGGACAAGAACACCCAAGAGCTCGTCGCCACCATGCGCGGCGAAGCCGGGCGTAACCCCTACGACAAGCGCCTCACCGACCTCGTCGGCGAACTGTCCACGCGATCAGAGCGATTCCGCACCCTCTGGGCAGCGCACAACGTCCGCTACCACCGCAGCGGCGTGAAACGCCTCCGGCATCCTGTCGTAGGCGACCTCGAGCTCACATACGAAGCCTTCGAATTGCCCGCCGACCCTGGGCTGACGATGTCCACCTACACCGCCGAACCCGGCTCCGCGTCCGCCGACGCGCTGCGGGTTCTGGCCAGCTGGGCCGCGACAAAAGTCCCGCCCGCGCCGACACCGCAGGCACACATCGACGTTGGAGCCGGGAGAACCGAATGA
- the dnaB gene encoding replicative DNA helicase, with amino-acid sequence MSIADISEDRLGGASRDHERTPPHDILAEQSALGGMLLSKDAVADVIESLRGADFYVPKHELIFEAILTLYSHGEPTDVVAVTDELIKTGELQRAGGADYLHSLTSIVPTAANAGYYASIVQERALLRRLVEAGTRIVQMGYKGEGDAVDLVNNAQAEIYGVTGADAAEDYVPLTIAVDAAVDEIEAARGRDGSMTGIPTGFAQFDELTNGLHGGQMIVIAARPAMGKSTLALDFARAAAIKHNMPTIFFSLEMGRSEIAMRLMSAEGSVPLQNMRKGTLDSRDWTTIASTRGRINDAPLYIDDSPNMTLVEIRAKCRRLKQRVGLKMVIIDYLQLMTSGKKVESRQQEVSEFSRALKLLAKELQVPVIALSQLNRGAEQRTDKRPQVSDLRESGSIEQDADMVVLLHRDSVYDRDVRPGEADLIVAKHRNGPTATLEIAFQGHFSRFADMAPGDFG; translated from the coding sequence ATGTCGATTGCCGACATCTCCGAAGACCGTCTCGGTGGGGCATCCCGAGACCATGAGCGCACCCCTCCGCACGACATCCTCGCCGAGCAGAGCGCGCTCGGTGGAATGCTCCTGTCGAAGGATGCTGTCGCCGACGTCATCGAGTCGCTGCGCGGCGCCGACTTCTATGTGCCGAAGCACGAGCTGATCTTCGAGGCGATCCTCACCCTCTACTCGCACGGCGAGCCGACCGACGTCGTCGCGGTCACCGACGAGCTGATCAAGACGGGCGAGCTGCAGCGCGCCGGCGGCGCAGATTACCTGCACTCGCTCACCTCGATCGTGCCGACGGCTGCGAACGCCGGCTACTACGCGTCGATCGTGCAGGAGCGCGCGCTGCTGCGCCGGCTCGTCGAGGCCGGCACGCGCATCGTGCAGATGGGCTACAAGGGCGAGGGTGACGCGGTCGACCTGGTCAACAACGCGCAGGCCGAGATCTACGGGGTCACCGGCGCCGATGCCGCCGAAGACTACGTGCCGCTGACGATCGCCGTCGATGCCGCGGTCGACGAGATCGAGGCCGCCCGTGGTCGCGACGGGTCGATGACCGGCATCCCCACCGGCTTCGCCCAGTTCGACGAGCTCACCAACGGCCTGCACGGCGGTCAGATGATCGTCATCGCCGCGCGTCCCGCGATGGGCAAGTCGACGCTCGCGCTCGACTTCGCCCGTGCGGCGGCCATCAAGCACAACATGCCCACGATCTTCTTCTCGCTCGAGATGGGGCGCAGCGAGATCGCGATGCGCCTCATGAGCGCCGAGGGCTCGGTGCCGCTGCAGAACATGCGCAAGGGCACACTCGATTCGCGCGACTGGACGACGATCGCCTCGACGCGCGGTCGCATCAACGACGCGCCTCTGTACATCGACGACAGCCCCAACATGACGCTCGTCGAGATCCGCGCGAAGTGCCGGCGCCTCAAGCAGCGCGTCGGTCTCAAGATGGTGATCATCGACTACCTGCAGCTCATGACGAGCGGCAAGAAGGTCGAGTCGCGTCAGCAGGAGGTCAGCGAGTTCTCGCGTGCGCTCAAGCTGCTCGCGAAAGAGCTGCAGGTTCCGGTCATCGCGCTCTCGCAGCTCAACCGTGGCGCCGAGCAGCGCACCGACAAGCGCCCCCAGGTCAGCGACCTGCGCGAGTCGGGCTCGATCGAGCAGGATGCCGACATGGTCGTGCTGCTTCACCGCGACTCCGTCTACGACCGCGACGTGCGCCCCGGCGAGGCCGACCTGATCGTCGCCAAGCACCGCAACGGCCCCACCGCGACGCTCGAGATCGCGTTCCAGGGTCACTTCTCGCGATTCGCCGATATGGCGCCGGGCGACTTCGGGTAG
- a CDS encoding DUF2255 family protein, producing the protein MSAWTSEELRELDRAGEVRVAGRRADGTSRTLVIVWHVVVDGNLYLRSVKGPEGHWYKCVARYFEGFLAWGGQTRPVTYTLDPTHDSAIDAAYTAKYGNGSATRAITNSLSKQTTLRVDPS; encoded by the coding sequence TTGAGCGCGTGGACGTCGGAGGAACTCCGGGAACTGGATCGTGCCGGTGAGGTCCGTGTCGCAGGACGACGTGCAGACGGCACGTCACGCACACTCGTCATCGTCTGGCACGTCGTCGTCGACGGGAACCTCTACCTACGATCCGTCAAAGGACCCGAAGGCCACTGGTACAAATGCGTCGCACGCTACTTCGAGGGATTCCTCGCCTGGGGCGGCCAGACCCGACCGGTCACCTACACGCTCGACCCCACGCACGATTCCGCGATCGACGCCGCCTACACGGCAAAGTACGGCAACGGGTCCGCCACCCGCGCCATAACGAACTCGCTCTCGAAACAGACCACGCTGCGAGTCGACCCAAGCTGA
- a CDS encoding zinc-binding dehydrogenase, with the protein MLATFMYGAGDVRVETVSDPTIKNPTDAIVRTVRSCICGSDLHPYHSMDASSEGSPMGHELIAVVEEVGADVTTVRAGDFVIAPFAFQDNTCVFCREGFQTSCIHGGWYGSAETGGLQADLARIPLADGSLVKVPDLNPATADDGMLASLLTLSDVYLTGYHAAHMGQVQPGKTVTVIGDGAVGLSAVLAANQLGAERIILMGRHTARTDLGVEFGATDVVAERGNDGIAKVMDLTGGEGSHIVLEAVGHMPAYEQAYGIVRPGGIISRVGVPQYEDAPVGFGSLFGKNARLAGGPAPVRAYIEAAIPQVLSGQINPGRVFDRTISLAEVPAGYQAMDDRTALKVMVTP; encoded by the coding sequence ATGCTTGCGACTTTCATGTACGGCGCCGGCGACGTGCGCGTCGAGACCGTGTCCGATCCGACCATCAAGAACCCGACCGACGCGATCGTCCGCACCGTGCGGTCCTGCATCTGCGGTTCCGACCTGCACCCGTACCACTCGATGGATGCGTCCAGCGAGGGCAGCCCGATGGGCCACGAGCTGATCGCCGTCGTCGAAGAGGTCGGCGCCGACGTGACCACGGTCAGGGCCGGCGATTTTGTCATCGCGCCGTTCGCGTTCCAGGACAACACCTGCGTGTTCTGCCGAGAAGGGTTCCAGACCTCCTGCATTCATGGTGGCTGGTACGGCTCTGCCGAGACCGGTGGGCTGCAGGCGGATCTTGCCCGGATCCCGCTCGCTGACGGCAGCCTCGTGAAGGTTCCCGACCTGAACCCGGCCACGGCCGATGACGGGATGCTCGCGTCGCTGCTGACCCTGTCGGACGTGTACCTGACCGGGTATCACGCCGCCCACATGGGGCAGGTGCAGCCCGGCAAGACCGTCACGGTGATCGGTGACGGCGCGGTCGGTCTGTCCGCCGTGCTCGCCGCGAACCAGCTCGGCGCGGAGCGGATCATCCTGATGGGCCGCCATACCGCCCGCACCGACCTGGGTGTGGAGTTCGGCGCGACCGACGTCGTTGCCGAACGCGGCAATGACGGTATCGCGAAGGTCATGGATCTCACCGGCGGTGAGGGTTCGCACATCGTGCTCGAAGCCGTGGGGCACATGCCTGCGTACGAGCAGGCGTACGGGATCGTCCGTCCCGGCGGGATCATCTCCCGCGTGGGCGTCCCGCAGTACGAGGACGCCCCGGTCGGGTTCGGTTCGCTGTTCGGGAAGAACGCCCGCCTGGCGGGTGGCCCGGCCCCCGTCCGCGCATACATCGAAGCGGCGATCCCGCAGGTGCTGTCCGGTCAGATCAACCCGGGACGGGTGTTCGATCGCACGATCTCTCTCGCCGAGGTGCCGGCAGGCTACCAGGCGATGGATGACCGTACAGCCCTCAAGGTGATGGTCACCCCGTAG
- a CDS encoding carboxymuconolactone decarboxylase family protein: protein MPEPTPAQRAIGDFAPKLVELTDDVLFGDIWKRPGLAPRDRSLITVATLIANGSTEQLVGHLRIAQENGLTQDELIEAIIHLAFYAGWPRAMSAVTVAKKVFSDTADA, encoded by the coding sequence ATGCCTGAACCCACCCCCGCGCAGCGCGCTATCGGCGACTTCGCTCCCAAACTCGTCGAACTCACCGACGATGTCCTGTTCGGAGACATCTGGAAGCGACCCGGCCTGGCACCCCGCGACCGCAGCCTGATCACCGTCGCGACCCTCATCGCCAACGGCTCGACCGAACAACTCGTCGGCCACCTCCGCATCGCGCAGGAGAACGGCCTCACCCAAGACGAACTGATAGAGGCCATCATCCACCTCGCGTTCTACGCCGGCTGGCCCCGCGCGATGAGCGCCGTCACCGTCGCCAAGAAGGTCTTCAGCGACACCGCCGACGCCTGA
- a CDS encoding aldo/keto reductase translates to MNLTLNNGVTLPTIGLGVFQSDPEETAAAVEAALRTGYRHIDTAAAYGNERQVGEGLRRSGVDRDDVFLETKVWVTDYGYDQTLHAFEKATGKLGVDTLDLLILHQPIPTRFENTIAAYKALETLLADGKVRAIGVSNFMPHHLERLLAETDIVPAVNQVELHPYFSQPDVQRADSAHGILTQAWSPIGGITFYPGPWGDERRSVMQDPSIAEIAAAHGKSPAQVMLRWGTQEGRSVIPKSTNPTRIAENFDVFDFELSEEQIARIDALDTGVRGGPDPDQPSDAYFARQIPEA, encoded by the coding sequence ATGAATCTCACGCTGAACAACGGCGTCACCCTCCCCACCATCGGACTCGGCGTCTTCCAAAGCGACCCCGAAGAGACCGCCGCCGCCGTCGAAGCGGCTCTCCGCACGGGGTACCGGCACATCGACACCGCAGCCGCATACGGCAATGAACGCCAGGTCGGTGAAGGCCTGCGCCGCTCGGGCGTGGATCGGGACGACGTGTTCCTCGAGACCAAGGTGTGGGTCACCGACTACGGCTACGACCAGACCCTCCACGCGTTCGAAAAGGCGACCGGCAAGCTCGGCGTCGACACCCTCGACCTGCTGATCCTGCACCAGCCCATCCCCACCCGGTTCGAGAACACCATCGCCGCGTACAAAGCGCTCGAGACCCTCCTCGCTGACGGAAAAGTCCGCGCGATCGGAGTCAGCAACTTCATGCCCCACCACCTCGAACGGCTGCTCGCCGAAACGGACATCGTTCCGGCGGTGAATCAGGTGGAGCTGCACCCGTACTTCTCGCAGCCCGACGTCCAGCGCGCCGACAGCGCGCACGGCATCCTCACCCAGGCGTGGTCACCGATCGGCGGGATCACCTTCTACCCCGGCCCGTGGGGTGACGAACGTCGCAGCGTCATGCAGGACCCCTCGATCGCCGAGATCGCCGCGGCACACGGAAAGAGCCCCGCACAGGTCATGCTGCGCTGGGGGACCCAGGAAGGCCGGTCGGTGATCCCCAAATCCACCAACCCGACCCGCATCGCCGAGAACTTCGACGTGTTCGACTTCGAGCTGAGCGAGGAGCAGATCGCCCGGATCGACGCGCTCGACACCGGCGTCCGCGGCGGCCCGGACCCCGACCAGCCCAGCGACGCGTACTTCGCCCGCCAGATCCCCGAAGCGTGA